Below is a genomic region from Delftia tsuruhatensis.
CGCGTGGAGGCGCTCACGGCCTTCTTCGCCCATCCCATGGACACGGCGGCGGCCGTGCTGCTGAGCGCGCTGTCCAGCTACTGGGTCCTGGGCGCCAGCCCGCTGGCGGCGGCCTTCGCCATCGGCCTGACGGGCGCCTTCGACCTGTTCCTGCATGCCGACATCCGTACGCCGCGCTGGGTGGGCTGGATCATCCAGCGGCCCGAGATGCACACCGTGCACCATCAGTACGGCCACCATGCGCAGAACTATGGATTGCCCATCTGGGACCTGCTGTTCGGCACCTGGGCCAATCCTGCCGAGCGCGTGCAGCGGCTGGGCTTTGACGACGACAAGGCCGAGCGCGTGACCGACATGCTGCGCTGGCAGGATGTGCATAAACAGAACTCCCCCTGAGGCGCTGCGCGCCTTCCCCCTCTCTACTTGCTTCGCAAGGGAGGGGGACGACGCCCTCGCCGCGAGGCGGCTCTTGCTCGGCGTCCCTGATTTTAGGGTGCGCCGGTTTTGGGTGCTGTGCCCTGTGCCTGCGGGGCGTTGTCCGGCTTGCTGGCGCTATTCGAGATAGCGGCCGTTTTCCTTGCGGCGGGCGCGCATGCCGGTGCGCAGGAAGAGCACGGTGCCGCCTTGTTCGGCCAGGGGCGCGCGCATGTCGCCGGACAGGTGGGTGTCCAGGCGCCGAGGCAGGTGCTCCAGCAGGGACTGGATGGCGGCCAGGTCGGCGTCGGCCGCTTCAGGGTGGTCGTGCACGAAGCCTTCCAGATAGGCGCGCGCGTCGGCTTCCAGTTGCTCGCGCGTGGTGGCAAGGGAGACATAGCTGACACCGGCCTGGCCCGGTGCCTCGGTTCCCAGCAGGTAGCAGCCGATGTAGTCACCGCGGGGCTGGCCCACGGGCGGGTCCTGGCTGAGCTTTTTCAAGAGGCTGAAAGGCCACATTCCTCGTTCTTCCGGTCTGGTGCCCTGCATCCATTTGCGCGGGGCGGGGGCTGATTGTCGCCGCAAGCCGCAGCGTGAGGAATGTGAGCGGTGGCCCCGCGCATATGCTACAAACTGCAACACAACGAACAAGCAATGCAGAGGGCGGGGAAAAGAATGGGAATCATGCGAATCCTGAACTCGCGGTGGTGGACCGTGGCAGCCGTCGGCGCCGTCGGCACGGCCTTGCTGGCTGGCAGTGCGCTGGCCATCTATGCCGTGCGCGTGCAGCCGGCGCTGGATGGGCAACTGACGCTGGCGGGCCTGGAGCAACCCGTGCGCGTGCGGCGCGACGACGCCGACATCACCCATATCAGCGCCTATTCGCCGCAGGACCTGTGGCGTGCCCTGGGCCATGTGCATGCGCAGGAGCGCGGCTGGCAACTGGAATTCAACCGCCGCCTGATGCACGGCACGCTGTCCGAGATCCTCGGGCCCGCCACGCTGGATACCGACAAGCTCATGCGTGCGCTGGACATCCGTGGCGCGGCCCGGCGCCAGTACGCCTCGCTGTCGGCCAGCGCGCGCGAGGCACTGCAGGCCTACAGCGAAGGCATTGCCGCCTTCTATGCCGCGCTGCCCATGCGCCACCATCCGCTGGGCCCCGAGTTCATGCTGCTCGATACCGTGCCGGGTGGGGGTGACAACTCGGCCTGGGCGCCCGAGGACAGCGTGGGCTGGGCGCTGATGATGGCCCTGGACCTGGGTGGAAACTGGGGCAACGAGTTCGCGCGGCTGGCCATGCTGTCGCGGCTGGACACGCAGCAGCTGTGGCAACTCATGCCAGCCTATCCCGGGGAGGCGCCGGCCACGGCCACCGACCTGGCGGCGCTCTACCGGGGCCTGGGCGTGTACCGCAAGGACGCGCAGGCACAGGCCGCTTCCGGCATGCCCGTGCAGGCCATGGCCGCCGCGGATGATCTGGACGATGCCTGGTCCCGCTGGTCCCGCGACATGGTGCGCGATGCGGGCACCAATGATGGCAAGGGCAGCAACAACTGGGTGCTGTCGGGCAGCCGCACGGCCAGCGGCAAGCCCTTGCTGGCCAACGATCCCCACCTGGGCCTGAGCGCGCCCGCCATCTGGTACTACGCACGCCTGCAATCGCCCGCGGGCCAGGCGCAGGATGGAACACCGCTGTCGCCCATCGATGTGGTGGGCGCCACCCTGCCGGGCCTGCCCTTCGTGGTGCTGGGGCGCACGCGCGAAGTGGCCTGGGGCTTCACCAACACCAATCCCGATGTGCAGGACCTGTACCTGGAGCAGATCGACCCTGCCGACGCGGGACGCTATCGCACGCCCGAGGGCTGGCAGGCCTTCGCCGTGCGCAGCGAGCGCATCAAGGTCAAGGGCCGGCCCGATGTGCAGCTCACGCTGCGCAGCACGCGCCACGGTCCGGTGATCAGCGACGTGCAGCCGCAATACGAGTCCGTGCTGGACAAGCGCCGCTACGCGGTGGCGTTGCGCTGGGCGGCCCTGGACACCGACAACCTCACCGTGCAGGCCGGCCTGCGCGCCAACGAGGCGCGTACCGTGGCCCAGCTGTTCGAGGCCTTTGCCGACTACCACTCGCCCATGCAGAGCATCGTCGCCGCCGACGTGCACGGCGCCATGGGTTTCAAGGCCGCGGGCCGGGTGCCGCTGCGTGCGGCGGACAACGACCTGCGCGGCGTGGCGCCGGCCCCTGGCTGGGATGCGCGCTACGACTGGCAGGGTTGGTTGCCCTACGACCAGACACCCCAGGACGACGGTGCGGCGCGGGGATTCGTGGCCACGGCCAACCAGCGTGTCACCGCGCCGGACTATGCCCACTTTCTCACCCAGGACTGGAGCCTGCCCTACCGCCACCAGCGCATCACGGACCTGATCGAGGCCAGGC
It encodes:
- a CDS encoding sterol desaturase family protein, producing MWEFAAYPLLALMFVGIFTREVIAPASRNHCDRRWLLLSTLLGLGTLATTLAVGHLFSDTIRRHALFDVGGRWPAWAVGGLSFLLTSFVFYWWHRATHRSDTLWRMFHQLHHSAPRVEALTAFFAHPMDTAAAVLLSALSSYWVLGASPLAAAFAIGLTGAFDLFLHADIRTPRWVGWIIQRPEMHTVHHQYGHHAQNYGLPIWDLLFGTWANPAERVQRLGFDDDKAERVTDMLRWQDVHKQNSP
- a CDS encoding penicillin acylase family protein; amino-acid sequence: MGIMRILNSRWWTVAAVGAVGTALLAGSALAIYAVRVQPALDGQLTLAGLEQPVRVRRDDADITHISAYSPQDLWRALGHVHAQERGWQLEFNRRLMHGTLSEILGPATLDTDKLMRALDIRGAARRQYASLSASAREALQAYSEGIAAFYAALPMRHHPLGPEFMLLDTVPGGGDNSAWAPEDSVGWALMMALDLGGNWGNEFARLAMLSRLDTQQLWQLMPAYPGEAPATATDLAALYRGLGVYRKDAQAQAASGMPVQAMAAADDLDDAWSRWSRDMVRDAGTNDGKGSNNWVLSGSRTASGKPLLANDPHLGLSAPAIWYYARLQSPAGQAQDGTPLSPIDVVGATLPGLPFVVLGRTREVAWGFTNTNPDVQDLYLEQIDPADAGRYRTPEGWQAFAVRSERIKVKGRPDVQLTLRSTRHGPVISDVQPQYESVLDKRRYAVALRWAALDTDNLTVQAGLRANEARTVAQLFEAFADYHSPMQSIVAADVHGAMGFKAAGRVPLRAADNDLRGVAPAPGWDARYDWQGWLPYDQTPQDDGAARGFVATANQRVTAPDYAHFLTQDWSLPYRHQRITDLIEARPRHDVASMAAIQNDQTSLAARALLVPLLKALDEAPASHPLAAQARQVLARFDGHMHAGQAAPLIFAAWVDELTRGLVIPRIGTQVFAATYGKRDYRAGIEGILERRDAWWCAPQGCAAQVGQAMDRALARLQAGQGGDMGRWAWGRAHPALSSHRPLGAVALLSGVFNVSVPSGGDSYTVNVGQYLPGDAAAPFANRHAASLRAIYDLADPERSLFIYQTGQSGLALSSRYADMSAEWAGGRYRPLQMAPARWRHSMMLRPQ